The following are from one region of the Bacillus sp. (in: firmicutes) genome:
- a CDS encoding DNA polymerase IV: MHHLYPKKGRVILHVDMNCFYAAVEMSYNPALKGKPLAIAGNPEERRGIIVTCSYEARAKGVKTTMPLWEAKRLCPELIVRRPDFEKYRKASLEMFHILAKYSSVIQPVSIDEGYVDITESYKLGSPIQIAHKMQAQILTELDLPCSIGIAPNKFLAKTASNMKKPMGITILRKRDVPVKLWPLHVEVMHGIGKRTAEKLNKIGITTIGELAKANDYQLKQLLGINGLRLKERANGEDNRPVDPDAVSDFKSIGNSTTLPEDTTDEGEIKAVFARLAASVERRMQRKQMVSWNIQITLRYYNRDTVTRSRKLKNAIFTKEDIFQAAWYLYKQHWTREPLRLLGITAQDLEEKHDSTKQLNLFTFEEEAKDEPLVETMEKLKSKYGDNIIVKGIEKKVLDNSVPTTSFQKDFLEDFKLGEEE; this comes from the coding sequence ATGCATCATCTTTATCCTAAAAAAGGCCGAGTAATTCTTCACGTTGATATGAATTGCTTTTATGCAGCTGTTGAAATGTCATACAACCCAGCGCTTAAAGGAAAACCATTGGCGATTGCCGGGAATCCAGAGGAGCGGCGGGGAATTATCGTCACTTGTAGCTATGAAGCAAGGGCAAAAGGTGTGAAAACAACGATGCCGCTTTGGGAAGCGAAAAGATTATGCCCAGAGTTGATTGTCAGACGACCTGATTTTGAAAAATACCGCAAAGCTTCATTAGAGATGTTTCACATCCTAGCGAAATACAGTTCAGTAATCCAACCTGTTTCGATTGATGAAGGGTACGTAGACATAACGGAGAGCTACAAATTAGGTTCACCAATACAAATCGCTCATAAAATGCAGGCACAAATTTTAACTGAATTGGATTTGCCGTGTAGCATCGGGATTGCCCCGAATAAATTTCTCGCCAAAACAGCTTCAAATATGAAAAAGCCAATGGGAATCACGATTCTAAGGAAACGGGATGTTCCTGTTAAACTTTGGCCATTACATGTAGAAGTGATGCATGGCATCGGCAAACGGACAGCGGAGAAATTAAATAAAATTGGAATTACGACGATTGGGGAGCTTGCCAAAGCAAATGACTATCAGTTAAAACAGCTCTTAGGGATTAATGGACTACGGTTAAAAGAACGGGCGAATGGTGAAGACAATCGTCCTGTTGACCCCGATGCTGTGTCTGATTTTAAAAGCATTGGTAACTCAACGACTTTACCCGAAGATACGACGGATGAAGGGGAGATAAAGGCTGTTTTTGCACGTTTAGCTGCTTCTGTAGAAAGAAGGATGCAGCGAAAGCAGATGGTTTCTTGGAATATCCAAATTACGCTTCGCTATTATAACCGCGACACTGTTACAAGAAGCCGAAAGCTGAAAAATGCGATATTTACAAAAGAAGATATTTTTCAAGCGGCGTGGTATTTATATAAACAGCATTGGACTAGGGAGCCGCTTCGTTTATTAGGAATTACGGCTCAAGACCTTGAAGAAAAACATGATTCTACAAAGCAGCTCAATTTATTTACATTCGAAGAAGAAGCAAAGGATGAGCCTTTAGTGGAAACAATGGAAAAGTTAAAAAGCAAGTATGGCGACAACATTATCGTTAAAGGTATTGAAAAGAAGGTCCTTGATAACAGTGTGCCGACAACAAGCTTCCAAAAAGATTTTTTAGAAGATTTTAAGCTGGGAGAGGAGGAATAA